In the Populus trichocarpa isolate Nisqually-1 chromosome 1, P.trichocarpa_v4.1, whole genome shotgun sequence genome, tatatatatatatatatatatatatatggaataaaatttttcatttgattatatGTTATTTGATGTGTTAAATATGCTTGCTAAGTTGACTATCTACATTCTAGCCTGTCTTGGTCAGATTGCCATTGGCACGCAATTTCTCTGTTGAAAAACAATGGCATTGTGTTACTCATCAAGAAGTGTTGAGAGTTTTgtagcgattgttttttaaagtattttttatttaaaaatatattaaaataatatttgttttattctttaaaaattatttttgacatcaacacattaaaacgatttgaaaacataaaaataaatttaatttaagccaatttttttaaaaaaattatgcgaAACATGGTTTGCACCACGTTCCCAAACGAACAGCTAGTTTTCAAGAGTTTTGACATCTACGTCTAACTAGTTCTGTAATCACTAATTAAATAGATATATAGATAATTGTTactttttcaaagtgcttttcattcggaaacacatcaaaataaatattttttatttttaaaaaattatttttgacatcagcatgttaaaacgatctgaaaacatacaaaaaaattaatttgaagtaaaaaaaaatatttttttaaaatgtttttaaagcacaaaaacaaataaacccgGTATAATTTCCtccatataatttcaaaaaggCTTTTAAAGCGTTTTGATATTGGCATGAAAAACTTAAATTTCCTCcctataatttttagtttatctATCATgtggttcttattattttagaatttcataattcattccaaaactttatttttcagaaaatgtTGAGGGGAAAGAAAGAAGTCGGATGTCGATATTCAAACCACTTAAAAGCACGATGTTGGTAAtgggtttatattttttgggaTAGTTCGATAAAGATGGTCTTTCCCTCTAAAAATGCCGGAGAAAGTAAGGACGAGATcgttcattttctttattcatttattttatattttatattttatagagaGATTGGAGGCTAATTTAGGTTTGAAAATAGGTCTGTAAaggctattaaaaaatatctaaatggtgtgggagaATCACTATTTCCCCACACCTAAATCACTGTGAATTATAACAGTAATTCATAGTGATtcttatccctttttttttgctaactttttctttttttcttttttttgtttttttttcaaatttttttttcaaaattacttttttttttcaactttcctaattttctttttttcatttattgtttcttttgttttttccaaaattatttttgatgattttactttttaaatattgacatggttaaaatttttgctttgtaatttttttaaaaaaaatattgtggattgctgcgatgtttttccacatagtttttctattttatttctttatttttcaaaattatattttcaattttttttaaatatggagctgattgagaatttagttttgtaattttttttctttaaaacattgtttattgctacaatgtttctcttcatggtttttttttatgattttctccgaaattatctttttttattttattttttaatattgagctggttaaaaattacagttacaatatgtgaggaaatcactttaactttcctcgaaaattactgttggttgctacagtgttttttcccacatggtttttttctgttttcgttatgttttttcctaaaattatctttgtcaattttattttttaaatattaagctggttaagaattgtaattacaagtaaatacaattttttcctcaaaaaacactatggattgatacagtttttcctcacatggtttttttccagtttcttttgtgtttttttttgtaatattttttttttaaaatcattttcgtcgattttatttttttaaatattgagttggttaaaatttaactttgtaataaagtttaatcatgtggggaaagtattgtagctttgctcataaaacattatggattgctacaatgtctctccgcatagttttttttgttataatttttttcaaattatctttttcaattttattatttttgatattgagttgtttgtgaattacaattacaattaattacaaataaggctaaatcatgtggggaagcactgtagctttcatcacaaaaacactgtgaattgctacagtgtttccaacatgatttttccctcttttttggtgtttgttttgttatttttttttctaaaattatctctattgattttttttaatattgagccgattaagaatttaactttgttattttttttctttaaaacactgtgaattgttgcagtgttttcccatgtgatttttttatgattttttccaaaattatctttgtcgattttttttttttaatattgagttggttaagaattataattacaataaagctaaatcatatgaggaaagcgttgtagtttttctcacaaaatactgtggattgctacaatatttctctaaatagttttttagtttattttattgggaaaaacgctatagttttcctcacaaaacattttcaattgctgcaacattttttctcataggtttttttccttccaaatttatctttgttggtttttttttaatattaagttggtagagaatttagctttgtatttttttttgctttttattaactgaaaagctaaatcatgtggcgaaagcactgtatctttccttacaaaacactatagattgctacaaatcattttgttcagtctctaagtttttgatcactaacacaacttttttttcggTCATGAagtatttgctccatcatagctttaatttctattacttatctagcgctggttcacaattataacactatcaagtgcatttgttttataagcccgcggtaGCGTGTGGGCAAGTCATCTCGTTTTATAGAAAGTAGGACGAGATGttctcttttgtattttttttttaaattttaattaatgccCTTACtcttattttgttatttgtttttactttgcattaatttttcaatttgaattttatttaataccctatatcttatttttaaattgtttaattcacttttttaaaatagtagttattttttaattttataatatttcaaatagattattttaatttatcttgaatttttttatatttatataaataaattttatttacatgatgtatttatgaaatgaaagtcatttttttttcttgtaagaaCAAATAATctctaagataaaataaataaaaaagaataaaataaaaaaggataatagAAGTTGAATGTTTAcatataaatctattttttttttgtttttaagagaaAGACTAGCTTTCCATTTTGGTATAATTAATTGgttgatatattatataatttattttattaattaaaaaaatatttatgttttttaattaaaaaatcatgatatttaaaaatatatttatgaaattgacacattattttatttgaagccAGCAGTGTACAAAATGGTTGAAAGAAGCGTGCACAAATAGCGGCGAGGCCCACGGATAAGCATGGACTGGCAACTAGTGTTGATCGAATTTCCAACCGTTAGAAGTCTCGTAAGCAGCTAGGCAGTGTTTGAGAACGCGGTTTAAcctgtgttttcaaaaaatttaaatttttttttgttaaaatttaatatggtttgtacgttttggatcgttttaatgtgctgatgtcaaaaataatttttaaaaaatgaaaaaatattattgacatgcattttggtatgaaaagttatttgaaaagcactcgcaaccacactgccaaacactgCGAAGCTTATGTTTGTTTGTACATCTACAAATTATAGAACACACGAAGTAGATGCAAAACCAAACTGAagcattgctttttttttttttcttttttttttccttttagatccctgaattttttttggcacttcggttattaattaaactttatttctttgtaAGTTTATTTCCCTGATTTTCTATATACTGTGATCTTTTTTGATTTGTtccaatgttaaattaaaaattgattttataaaatataatttttggttattattagaaaatattgaaagatgaatggccaaaattaatataaaaaagagcttttttttcatttaaggcatgaaaaaatcaatttggtccctcaaatTTCAACTCTAGCATATTTTAccccagtttttttttgttgtcatattttaatcttaaactttaattttattacatttctATTCCTAGATGTTTGGAATGAGAGAAAAAGTTATTGGAAAAAGGAGAGGAGCgagaaaatatttaatcaatcaCAATTCTGTTTAAAAAGTCAATCTTAGAGTTAATAAATTCGTTTTTATGAGAAGAATTCAATGAAGGAGGTGTCGCCTTTTaactatattgaaaaaaataaaccgaggtctatatatttggttttatacggtttgatgtttttttagagtGATTAAATGACATTTTAAAGTTGAGAatgtattttctaatatttgtatggtcattttagaatattttcaaataaaaacaaggtAACAATTAGATTTTTAGGGTTACAAGATCAAGACTTACATTTTCAATGATTTATCatcaaatctattaaaaaaattagacggTAACATGTGGTatattaatctttatttttgtaaagCAAAACTAGTTGTTTGGGCCTGATATTTGAGCCCTAATTACGccttgcactttttttttttattattttaaattttgatttgttttggttttttaatttaatttttaaataatattcctATGCATTTTGAGGAGTATTCCTTGCCTCACAGAATTGTACATACAACACGCCTTTTAGTTACTCCTGCTTTGTGTTTTGTTATTCTGTTTCGATGAGATCTGACTCACTCTGAACACATAAAGAGCAAACCAAAGTGAGTTTTTCTTTCGTTTAATTCCATCCATGTCCTGAAACCAAAACAAGGTTTTCCCCTTATTTTCTTTGCTTCGCAGAGATGAAGAGAATGAGAGATGATATTTTCTCAGCCCCAGCCCCAGCCCCTGCCCCTGCCCCTGAATTTAAACGGCCCTTAACTTCGACACGTGGAGAATCGTAActtccctttctctttgtttgGAATTCGTTTGTTTATTGTGTTAATTTCGTTTTTAGCCTGCTGTTTCTTGATtggaattattttgattgttaaagCTATGGGCAAACACAAATCCCTGGCGGCGGTGGTGGCGGAGGTAGTGGTAATTCGCAGAAACTAACTACCACCGACGCCTTACAATATCTAAAGGAAGTAAAGGACATGTTTCAAGACCAGAAGGAAAAATATGACATGTTCCTCGAAGTCATGAAAGATTTCAAGGCTCAAAGGTAAATTatttatcatcatcttcatcattaattatgtattcgacattattattattattattattattattattattattattattattattattattatttaatgtacTGTCTTTTTGTAGAACTGACACTTCCGGTGTCATTGTAAGAGTAAAGGAGTTATTCAAAGGTCATAATAACTTGATATTTGGATTCAACACCTTCTTGCCCAAGGGATATGAAATAACCCTAGATGAGGATGAGGCAGCTCCGCCAAAGAAAACTGTTGAATTTAACCAAGCTATCAATTttgtaaacaaaataaaggtGATTCATATTGTTGTTGTATCAGGAAATGgttgccttttgttttccatAACTTTGACTGACAGATTTTTTTCATACAGAAACGTTTCCAAAATGATGAACGTGTTTATAAATCATTTCTAGACATTTTGAATATGTACCGGAAGGAACACAAGGACATAAATGAGGTCTACAGTGAGGTAGAGCATTATGTTGTTCATTGTTTCGTTGTTTTGAGCACTACTTTCTATTCCCATGGAACCTTTTGCTGTACAAATATTTCAAGTACTCTTAGCTGTTCTGTTCTGATCATCTTTCAGGTTTCAGCTCTTTTTGAGGATCAtcatgatttgcttgatgagtttgCTAGATTTTTGCCAGATACTTCAGCAACACCCATTACACATACTGTTCCATATGCTCGGAATTCTAACCAGCATTACAATGAACGGAATTCTACTGCACCCTCCGCACGACAAACACAAATAGACAAGGTAATTGCACATAttccttgtttttcctttttataggGAATAGCAGGTTAATAAACCTTTTGTGATCATAATGTATCATTTATTTTGAGTGGGCAGCATTAGCAGTTTAACCTTAACcttattaacaaaaaactaaaagagcaGGGACtgtactttataatttttttcaatttattttttgttagattaTCCTCGTCTCATGACCCAAATCATGAGTTTGACTGATTAaagttttttctccttttcctaatttacattttttctcaatttcatatttcaacattgggttaattGGGAATTGGGCTTcgtgatttgttttagtttgctttttataaggttatttctATCTTATGACTCAGGTTAcgggtttggcaggttaacctgagtttaCTTGAGtcgttttttatgttattttttaatcgatttttcaatttcaattacattctttaatattaagtttattAGGGATcatgcttcataatttgttttaacttgCTTTCTATTGGGTTGTCTCGGTCTCATGGGCTGAGTcgcgggtttgacaagttaatcctGGTTGACTTGGGTCATTTGCCCTCCtttttagtagattttttttttaatttcatccttcaacattgagtttattggaaattgaactttataattcgttttaatttactttctatagggttatcatggtcttataacCCTGCATGTGGATTGCTAGGTTAACCCGGTTGATCCAACTCGCTCCAATATATTGTCGtctagatatttataaaaaaatatcatcttgaatatttattttgagtcaatcTATGTTTTTACCGGTCCTCTGAGTTGTTTTTGGACCCGTCAAGTTGACCGAGTTATATTGAATCAATCcccacaataatttttttttttctactagaaataATAttctgaatatattttttttgatgttagAAAAATGATTCGACCTGCAATGTAGTGCAGTTGATCATCTGTTTTTAAATGGATTCTGAATATTTTGCAAATGGATCTCTTTCTTTAGCAGCGTCGGCGTGACAAAGTTTCTTCTTCCCATGCTGAGCGTGACCTTAGTGTTGATCGACCAGAGATGGAAGATGACAAAGGAATGGTGAAAGTGCATAAGGAGCAGAGAAAACGTGCTGACAAGGAGAATTGGGATAGGAGAATTCATGATCAGGATGATAGGGAGCCTGAGCATGATAGCAGTAGAGACTTCAGCTTGCAACCTTTTCTTGAGAAAAGGAATTCTTCCCAGAAGGTGGAAGGTTTTGGAAATTCTAACTTTGCTTGTTATGATGACAAAGACAACATAAAGAGTGAGTCACTGATGCCATTACCAAAATAAATGTCTTgcacatatttttatatgttgctTGTACTACATGGAgtttctttcctttacttatttctttctttatttatctcTTTTTGTTTGTCTCTGTTTTTTGGTGCTGAATCAGTTTTAATTCTCCCCTTTGGGGAACAATGGAATATTAATCAACAACACACATTTCACCTATTGCTAGCACTTACACCGTCCTATGTATTTGGCTTGAGGGGGCTGAACCGTCGAAGTCATATTTTATGTATTATGTGATGAGTGATTTAGCTTGAGCAGTGGCATTCTCAAGTTATGGTTTGTTGTCCTTATTCACTGACATAGCCAGTTCTATGTGTGAATATTTATTGAATGCTAGTGGGGACTCAGGTTCTCCCTAAGAACTCTTCATTTTCTCTATGACGAAAAGGAAGACTTGTTTTTTGCATGACTTTGTTATAATGATCAACATTATTCGTCTAGGCGTGCTAGTCTTTTGGAGTTTTAAAAAtatcggatttttttttttttgcctttctaCATCATCTCCCATTGTAGAAAGTTTCTCATTTTCCAACTTattagttttttgatttttgggtATCTCAATTCTTATGCCAGGCATCTACAACcaagaatttgttttctttgagaAAGTCAAGGAGAAGTTGGGAAATGGAGATGATTATCAAGCATTCTTGAAGTGCCTTAACATTTATAACCAAGGGATTATTAAAAAGAACGAGTTACAAAATTTGGTATGTGTTAGACCAAACAGTTCTCAAGGTCTTTTGAAGTCAtttaagtagtttttttaatctctgCAGAGGCCAAGCATGTGCATGTATCTCCCTTTATGTTTTTACCTTGGTACTGAAATTAAGATATTATGAATTGTAATGCTAAAAGCGACCTTGTCAGGGGAAAATTTCTACAATATGATTGGTTGCATTTTCTCCCCTTGCCCAGATTATTCTTTGAGGCCTGATAATGGAAATTATAGTATTGATCCATTTCACAAATCTTAAGTTCAAGCTATAAATCCTAAAAACCCATTTTATAGTATCAAATATCCAAGTGCACAATGAATGGTGTCACGGGTTAAGGTTATTAGCCAAGTACTATCCAATTGAAATGACCTGTTTAAATGCCTCTTTGCATCTCAAAATCTAGAATGGTTTCAGGTGATGTTTTCTAGCCACATGAGCAAGTGGATTCTGCTACAGTTTACATTTTACATCATGAAAGTTAATGTGTTTGGGGTTCTGATGATTTGACAATGGTTGGTAAAGCTTAGGCTTGTACTTGGGCCACTTAAGGCCACCTAGTGCACCAGAAAACTGATGGGCTGGGGACTTTTGATTTGGCTTCCTGATGTATCTTGAATACCCATGCTTAAGTTGGATTTGAATTGACAAATGACGTTGATCTTTCATTTATCAATTTTGGCATGATTAGGGTTCTATCATgtaaattttagtttaataagGACACCGTTTCCTCATTTGGATTTCTCTTGTTGCACATGTAGTTAAAACCTCTGTGTTTTTCAGGTGACTGATTTACTTGGAAAGTATCCTGATCTTATGGAAGAGTTCATTGATCACCTGGAGTGTCATGGGCATATTGGTAATTACCAAAAAACATTTTGACTGTTGCAGTTTACTCTTTAGATTTCGCTCTGAAACATTGATCTTACTTccatttgattctttttaatgccacttAATAAAATATCCTTGCAGATGGGTTCCTTGCTGGTGTTACGAGCAAAAGTATGTCAAATGATATATGTCTCCCCTGTTAACCTTATTATTAAACTGTCAGTCTTCAATTAGCTTTTCTGATGTCTTGGGATTCAATGTTCCAAAATTTTGTAAAATGTGATGGACCTTATTGCTGATTGCAGAATCCCTGGGTAACGATGGACAAGCATCCAGATCTTTGAAACTAGAGGACAAGGAAAAGGAGCAGAAGCAAATAGACGGAgctaaagaaaaggaaagatgcAGGGAGAAGTATATGGCTAAATCCATTCAGGAGCTTGACCTTTCTAACTGTGAACGTTGTACTCCTAGTTATCGGTTTCTACCAGATGATGTATGAAATTTCAAATGAATGCTTTGttgatattgatattttaaCAAGTTCTATGGTGATGTGCAAGTTGGTGCTTGGTTCTTTGCAGTATCCAATATCTTCAGCAAGCCAGAGATCAGAGCTTGGTGCTCAAGTGTTGAATGATCACTGGGTCTCTGTAACATCAGGAAGTGAGGACTACTCTTTTAAACATATGCGTAGAAATCAGTTTGAAGAAAGTCTGTTTAGATGTGAAGACGATAGGTAAAATGTTTTTGTGGTGTACCACATTCCTTGTTTTTCCATGTTACTCCGTTTCTTTTTGGGAGCAAATAATTCGGAGTCTGTGttctgttttgtattttttttagatttgagcTGGACATGTTGTTGGAATCTGTGAGCTCCACTACCAAGCGTGCAGAAGAATTGTTTAATGGCATAAACGAAAATAAAGTAGAAACCTCAATCCATATTGAAGACCACTTTACCGGTTTGTATTTGGAGCAGACTATGAATTAACATAATTTgcagttattattataattaatgttattcATATAATGTTACGGTGGTTGCTTTTGTTactgctatttatttttgttattactaTTCCCTACCTgacttttatatttcttattagCTTGTTTTCTCTTCTCTGCTTTGCCTTTGCATTGCAGCTCTAAACTTAAGGTGTATAGAGCGGTTATATGGTGACCATGGTCTTGATGTGATGGAAATATTGCGGAAAAACCGAAGTCTTGCATTGCCTGTTATTTTAACTCGTCTGAAGCAGAAACAAGAGGAGTGGACTAGGTGTCGTACTGATTTTAACAAGGTTTGGGCTGAAATTTATGTGAAAAACCATTACAAATCACTAGATCATCGCAGCTTCTACTTCAAGCAACAAGAATCAAAGAACTTGAGCACAAAATGTAAGTTGAATTTCAATATTCAAATGGGTCAATTGTAAATGTTATGTTTACTGGTACTTTTCCCATTGGATCATTCACCAGTTTGTATACTTAAATCAAGATTTTGGTGAATGTTCACTATTACCATCAACAACAGAGTTATGGAAAGAAAATAACCTCTTTAGGATACAGCTATGCagctaaaaaacataattctttCCTGCTGTTTCAATCATTCTTTGCATTATGTGCACCTTGGGCATATTCTTCAACGGAACTTTTGATAGAAGGGGGAAGCGGGTGAGAATTTTTCGCCCTGTTGTGTTCAGTGAACTAATACGTTAATAGATAACTATTCTAGGGAAGTACTATTTTGGCAAAAATGTATTCAAATGTCACCCTTCTGTTCAGGAGCAGTTGTTAAGCTTGGCAAATTTTAATCTTGTAATAGTCACTTCTCTCTTTCTGTGCCCGTATCTAACCCAATTAATTGTTAGTACATTGTCATGTTCCTTCTTATCTATAAGTTCAACCATACATATAAAGCATTCTACACAGTTTACACTCTCACCTAACTATTACTCTTGAAACAtttcactcaatttttttcaccTGCTGCCAAAAGAAACCTCATGCTGAATTGAATAATTGATTACTAAAGACTGACTTGGTTGTGTTTGTTCTGGAATAATTAGGAGAGAGACAAATGTTTCTCAGGAGCTTTTAGTAAGCATGACTACAAGCTTACCTGATTACATTGATTATATCTGTGCATGGGTCAGCTTAGGGCATTTTAGTTTTGTGCCCAGGAACATGCAAAGAGTGTACTCTGTCAAAGGATGTGCACAAATAGTATCAGTTTTCGCTTTTCCACTCATTTATATGTGCATTAAACGATGTAATTAGGAAATGCAAATGAACTAGTAGACATTGTTTCTTTGGCttcccttttttgttttcaacaatTTCTAATTGGTGGAATATTTGAAATAGAGCTTATACAATCTGACAGTTTATGCAAAAGTTTGTGTGATACTGCATGTGAAGAGCATTTCTTTAAAGATAAATCTGAAGCAATTTTCACTATGTTGTAACATGCGTTTTACGTCTTTTATATGGGTCCACATTATGCTCATTGATCTTTAAAATACAGCATTGGTGGTTGAGATCAAGGAGCTGAAAGAAAAACAGCAGAGAGAGGATGGTGTTCTTCTTGCTTTCGCCACTGGAAAAAGACAACCCTTGGTTCcgaatttgaaatataattacccagataaaaaaattcatgaagacTTGTATAAACTTGTCCAATATTCTTGTAAAGAGGTTTGCTCAACCAAAGAACAATTAAATAAAGTTATAAGACTTTGGACTAACTTCGTGGAACCAATGCTGGGTATTGTTTCTCATCCTGATGGCTCGGAGAGTTGTGAAGGTGAAGGGAAACCAAAGCATCCTCTCATGAATTGCACTTCATCAAGCATAGCAGAAAAGGATGGAAGTCCTAATGCTGTTCCTGCAATATCAACTTTTAAGCAAGCAAAATCACCTAGCAATGGAGATGAAAACATGTTGCAAGAACTAGGAAACCTTTGCAAGCTCAGTTTGAAAAGTTCAGATAAATTAGCTAAGGAAGATAGCTTATGTGAACTTGATCATGTTGGTAAGGAAGATGGAGCGCTTAATGTGCTTAGACCAGAAAGAGAGCAGAAAGATAAAGTTGTAACTGACAGAGTATCTGGATTTAACATACAAGGAGTAGCAGATACCAAAACATCATTTATGATAGGATCAGAATGTGGTCATGAAAGGAACAGTGCTGGGGAGATAGCAGGTGTGTTTTGGATCAGCTGCACAATACCTATTCTCTTTTCTTGGTGTTCTGTTAATTCTGAGCTAGTTATCTG is a window encoding:
- the LOC18095308 gene encoding paired amphipathic helix protein Sin3-like 2 isoform X3 translates to MKRMRDDIFSAPAPAPAPAPEFKRPLTSTRGESYGQTQIPGGGGGGGSGNSQKLTTTDALQYLKEVKDMFQDQKEKYDMFLEVMKDFKAQRTDTSGVIVRVKELFKGHNNLIFGFNTFLPKGYEITLDEDEAAPPKKTVEFNQAINFVNKIKKRFQNDERVYKSFLDILNMYRKEHKDINEVYSEVSALFEDHHDLLDEFARFLPDTSATPITHTVPYARNSNQHYNERNSTAPSARQTQIDKQRRRDKVSSSHAERDLSVDRPEMEDDKGMVKVHKEQRKRADKENWDRRIHDQDDREPEHDSSRDFSLQPFLEKRNSSQKVEGFGNSNFACYDDKDNIKSIYNQEFVFFEKVKEKLGNGDDYQAFLKCLNIYNQGIIKKNELQNLVTDLLGKYPDLMEEFIDHLECHGHIDGFLAGVTSKKSLGNDGQASRSLKLEDKEKEQKQIDGAKEKERCREKYMAKSIQELDLSNCERCTPSYRFLPDDYPISSASQRSELGAQVLNDHWVSVTSGSEDYSFKHMRRNQFEESLFRCEDDRFELDMLLESVSSTTKRAEELFNGINENKVETSIHIEDHFTALNLRCIERLYGDHGLDVMEILRKNRSLALPVILTRLKQKQEEWTRCRTDFNKVWAEIYVKNHYKSLDHRSFYFKQQESKNLSTKSLVVEIKELKEKQQREDGVLLAFATGKRQPLVPNLKYNYPDKKIHEDLYKLVQYSCKEVCSTKEQLNKVIRLWTNFVEPMLGIVSHPDGSESCEGEGKPKHPLMNCTSSSIAEKDGSPNAVPAISTFKQAKSPSNGDENMLQELGNLCKLSLKSSDKLAKEDSLCELDHVGKEDGALNVLRPEREQKDKVVTDRVSGFNIQGVADTKTSFMIGSECGHERNSAGEIAGSNVSVPGGDAIDRQLNAGIDAGPSSEGVIVVKSVLPANEGVRDGAKNDRCHEESTGPSKIEKEEGELSPNGDFEEDNFDAYGDTGLQAIATGKNSIGCMRHGSGNDEDLHTQDIVEGHDADDEDSGNVSEARDAASSSESAGDECSREELEDDEVERDDAKAESEGEAEGMVDTQYNGGDAPFPEHSLMSVKPLAKHVPTDLVNEKRRDSWVFYGNDDFYVLFRLHQILYDRILSARVNSSGAEIKWRTSKDASSPDPYARFMSALYSLLDGSVDNAKFEDECRAIIGNQSYVLFTLDKLIYKLVKQLQTVATDEMASKLLQLYEYEISRKSESFNDLVYYDNMRFFLHEENIYRLEFSSAPSVLSTQLMDNATEKSEVLAVCMDPTFSAYLHNDYLSVHPIKMESHDITLLRNKRKYAGLDEFSALSMAMEGVKMFNGLECKVACNSCKISYVLDTEDFFFRTRRKRRNSPQGRSLYHDKVQARVQRFRRFLSA
- the LOC18095308 gene encoding paired amphipathic helix protein Sin3-like 2 isoform X2, translated to MKRMRDDIFSAPAPAPAPAPEFKRPLTSTRGESYGQTQIPGGGGGGGSGNSQKLTTTDALQYLKEVKDMFQDQKEKYDMFLEVMKDFKAQRTDTSGVIVRVKELFKGHNNLIFGFNTFLPKGYEITLDEDEAAPPKKTVEFNQAINFVNKIKKRFQNDERVYKSFLDILNMYRKEHKDINEVYSEVSALFEDHHDLLDEFARFLPDTSATPITHTVPYARNSNQHYNERNSTAPSARQTQIDKRRRDKVSSSHAERDLSVDRPEMEDDKGMVKVHKEQRKRADKENWDRRIHDQDDREPEHDSSRDFSLQPFLEKRNSSQKVEGFGNSNFACYDDKDNIKSIYNQEFVFFEKVKEKLGNGDDYQAFLKCLNIYNQGIIKKNELQNLVTDLLGKYPDLMEEFIDHLECHGHIDGFLAGVTSKKSLGNDGQASRSLKLEDKEKEQKQIDGAKEKERCREKYMAKSIQELDLSNCERCTPSYRFLPDDYPISSASQRSELGAQVLNDHWVSVTSGSEDYSFKHMRRNQFEESLFRCEDDRFELDMLLESVSSTTKRAEELFNGINENKVETSIHIEDHFTALNLRCIERLYGDHGLDVMEILRKNRSLALPVILTRLKQKQEEWTRCRTDFNKVWAEIYVKNHYKSLDHRSFYFKQQESKNLSTKSLVVEIKELKEKQQREDGVLLAFATGKRQPLVPNLKYNYPDKKIHEDLYKLVQYSCKEVCSTKEQLNKVIRLWTNFVEPMLGIVSHPDGSESCEGEGKPKHPLMNCTSSSIAEKDGSPNAVPAISTFKQAKSPSNGDENMLQELGNLCKLSLKSSDKLAKEDSLCELDHVGKEDGALNVLRPEREQKDKVVTDRVSGFNIQGVADTKTSFMIGSECGHERNSAGEIAGSGSNVSVPGGDAIDRQLNAGIDAGPSSEGVIVVKSVLPANEGVRDGAKNDRCHEESTGPSKIEKEEGELSPNGDFEEDNFDAYGDTGLQAIATGKNSIGCMRHGSGNDEDLHTQDIVEGHDADDEDSGNVSEARDAASSSESAGDECSREELEDDEVERDDAKAESEGEAEGMVDTQYNGGDAPFPEHSLMSVKPLAKHVPTDLVNEKRRDSWVFYGNDDFYVLFRLHQILYDRILSARVNSSGAEIKWRTSKDASSPDPYARFMSALYSLLDGSVDNAKFEDECRAIIGNQSYVLFTLDKLIYKLVKQLQTVATDEMASKLLQLYEYEISRKSESFNDLVYYDNMRFFLHEENIYRLEFSSAPSVLSTQLMDNATEKSEVLAVCMDPTFSAYLHNDYLSVHPIKMESHDITLLRNKRKYAGLDEFSALSMAMEGVKMFNGLECKVACNSCKISYVLDTEDFFFRTRRKRRNSPQGRSLYHDKVQARVQRFRRFLSA